The Vigna radiata var. radiata cultivar VC1973A chromosome 6, Vradiata_ver6, whole genome shotgun sequence DNA segment TTTCATACCACGATCTTGGTGCTTGCTTTCATATAAAGCTTTCTTCAGTTTATATACATGATCAGGgtattcaaaatcttcaaaggtggttgttcaacatagACTAATTCCTTGATGAATCCATTTAGAAAGGCGTTCTTCACTtccatttgatataatttgaatttcattttggaTGCTATAGCTAGAAGTATTCTGATAGCTTCTAATCTAGCTATAGGAGCATATGTCTCATCATAGTCGATTCCTTCTTCTTGATAGTAGCCTTTAGCAACTAGCCTTTCCTTGTTCTTTATGATTTCTCCTGAATCATCCATTTTGTTGTGAAAAACCCACTTTTTACCAATAACTTGTAGATCAGGTTTTCTAGGTACAAGCTCCCATACGTTGTTCCTTGTGAACTGATTTAGCTCCTCTTGCATTGCCAACATCCAATTCTCATTATTCAATGCCTCTTCCACTTTCTTGGGTTCAATTTTGGACACAAAAGCAACGTTCATGCAGAATTGGTTTAGTTTTCTTCTTGTAGAAACTCCTCTTGACATGTCACCAATAAGATTGTCAGTAGAAACGCTTCGTGGTACCTTTCATGCTTTAATCGACTCAACTCTAGAAGATTCGACTTGCTCAACTTCACTTTTTATCTTAATAACTTCTTCTGGAATCTCTTCGTCAACTgagttttcatcttcttcagctGAGTTTCTAACTTGTTCATAATAGTTTGGAGCCATAATAAACTCATCAAAGACCAAATGAATAGATTCTTCCACATTCATAGTTCTCTTATTGTACACATGGTATGCCTTGGTATTCAAGGAATATCCTATGAAAATTGCTTCGTCAGCTTTCGAGTCAAATTTCCCAAGATTTTCTTTGTCGTTATTCAATACAAagcatttgcttccaaagattTTCAAGTGTTAAATATTTGGCTTTCTTCCTCTCAACAGTTCATATGGTGTCAGCTTCAGTATGGACCTAATGATTGTTCTGTTCAGTACATAGCATGTTGTGCTTATTGCATCCGCCCAGAAATATTTTGGCATGTCATTGTCATTCAGCATAGTCCTTGCTAATTCTTCCAGGGCcctgttttttctttcaacaacttCATTCTGCTGTGGAGTTCTGGG contains these protein-coding regions:
- the LOC106763456 gene encoding uncharacterized protein LOC106763456; protein product: MSRGVSTRRKLNQFCMNVAFVSKIEPKKVEEALNNENWMLAMQEELNQFTRNNVWELVPRKPDLQVIGKKWVFHNKMDDSGEIIKNKERLVAKGYYQEEGIDYDETYAPIARLEAIRILLAIASKMKFKLYQMEVKNAFLNGFIKELVYVEQPPLKILNTLIMYIN